In Ostrea edulis chromosome 4, xbOstEdul1.1, whole genome shotgun sequence, a single window of DNA contains:
- the LOC125668255 gene encoding uncharacterized protein PF3D7_1120600-like: MPGQVERWLETFMCKQYAETFEAYGFKTLQSLCQLQLPQLQIMGVAQEHCEHILDNVDILRQSLGGSSSMNHYQDNMYNAYSNRLSSIGHLQRSNPTMPMGNMRGNMTGYNSQGYMNSQSSVMQHQPQHQQTYVGHNSAYSLNQHSSYMGFGGTAEHRQYQFPATDRRGSNNYSANVGPSANPNGYHSRPQIQNMSNQQVPQTLMHSHMRHNSSNQNPQEVANNILQMAASTYMPNQTVTVPLSKSRSAPYHIPPKSPHNNYTMQGNCPTSTQQHQQHIGQAHQFAYPNSSPHQSSQGPCASPISPNAAYIHSPASHHSGQSMPNSSPQSVHSPTYGLSGPCVKSPCAMVASPGGEVCSPCQMASPVNCQGSAPNASPQHQQLRVNLTSGNHAMYQGQMTSPNHQANMNQYSPKTNPVTPPASHNVSPYSNSSRSSLHSPQHKNSMSVSTVSGHFFSDCASDIPETPHEKSNSNPLQSLQKLCMLPDHQVIDPKSVVNDACLESPQSYDHQKNLNSDADNHFENQDQVSASKTRSPANCDSVSKLGTEMAKTCDDICSVTLEHTSDISKKFISSTENEKRHHVIDEESCEKKFIYDSFNSVKGEAISEMTHSNEDNKQMEILNEEKTQQQKESRPCDDTQQYEESRQCDETEQNKDSQHYDEMQQNKESRQCDETQQNKESRQCDETQQNKDSQHCDETQQNKDSQHCDETQQNKDSQHCDDTQQHASQLCDDAKQHKDKQQNGKVLQEEVTKEIKDKENQLTSAAEEVSVNVKEISENGVLSYSSCGLVQCKTIISPETDGCEQVICKPMGCKENDDILSEILDYENVAKENNNELIPQLNGDENSCIQYYRPKCIKKINSTKKLHLDPSFKLHSKVLSNPLLVKTYSRRDQLAAKYRWRRSQMPRPRSLRGVPARLANAAQYSSVNYSDSDSDDGGVLLVREDIDFTQDPESPFPMYSVSDEVSQEGDVSSSIETEKDDVSLEGDQSSPPLPPLIEAEGPIETTESIDIDDFALDTTKNSRTLAVESDKNQAKVHGKSDQSGKKVNKSNLDKNVRRNSASSRIGHILPRQSARYGVTSSTSKSRKAKSRSPTRDAKKDSDEEKEDKSNEQNKSSSKTPAKRSIRKRKRASPMKYGDLYYSADYIIDSEEEIEVEKKSKLGRKENGGNKESMNNEESDVIILNDEEEESIVKKNESLSLAHNSNNKTGSTVTTLLPSVEGSKRTKLKANAKVTLNDMSGNELSCIMNKKTYLENEKAKNSKVSHSVDDEADVKTLISISDDDVENEVTETQESSAPNNKKKSKTRSVKKSGKGRLKKLQKSRAKFDMFDDETEEINLKKTISIMKKKHKKREKVKVDESKSRVTGPFLHVRNTEPSYCRVVNQYEEDPEVSEQKFTKKVSTPITVSTVHMSKLSAEKSVHVPSSALTEEINWVCQLCHKHSSFKFLGDLFGPYYSEGNLPSSGRRETSLNKDSNFKTIKHKNVTDLNISDSVQKTKKRVKSTSVSRPLEEVWVHEDCIAWADGVLLIGQKIYGLEEATSVASATMCSSCKEHGAMVGCLHKGCSQKFHYICAVESGCFMDEENFSLLCVKHKDKKMKQLETTSSKT; encoded by the exons ATGCCTGGACAGGTAGAACGGTGGCTAGAAACTTTTATGTGTAAACAGTATGCAGAAACTTTCGAAGCTTATGGGTTCAAAACACTACAATCT TTATGCCAGCTCCAACTGCCACAACTGCAAATTATGGGAGTTGCACAAGAACACTGTGAACATATACTAGACAATGTGGATATCCTAAGACAGTCCCTGGGTG GCTCCAGTAGCATGAACCATTACCAGGACAACATGTATAATGCATACAGCAACAGACTCTCCAGCATTGGGCATTTGCAGCGCAGCAATCCTACCATG CCAATGGGGAATATGCGTGGAAACATGACTGGCTATAACTCCCAGGGCTATATGAATAGTCAAAGTTCTGTGATGCAACATCAGCCACAGCATCAGCAAACCTATGTAGGGCACAACTCGGCATATTCCTTGAATCAGCACAGTTCTTACATGGGGTTTGGAGGAACAGCAGAACACCGACAGTATCAGTTTCCTGCTACAGATAGGAGGGGGAGTAACAACTACTCTGCCAACGTCGGACCTTCGGCCAATCCAAATG GTTATCACAGCAGGCcacaaattcaaaatatgtcCAACCAACAAGTGCCGCAGACTCTGATGCATTCACACATGCGCCACAACTCTTCTAACCAAAATCCACAAGAAGTTGCAAACAATATTCTTCAGATGGCAGCTTCTACATACATGCCAAATCAGACAGTCACTGTCCCTTTGTCAAAGAGTCGTTCGGCTCCATATCACATACCACCCAAATCTCCACATAATAACTATACTATGCAGGGTAACTGTCCAACCTCAACACAGCAGCATCAGCAACACATCGGACAAGCTCATCAGTTTGCCTATCCCAATTCCTCCCCCCACCAGTCATCACAAGGGCCATGTGCATCACCAATCAGTCCAAATGCTGCATATATACACAGTCCAGCGTCTCATCACAGTGGACAGAGCATGCCTAATTCCAGTCCTCAGTCAGTCCATAGTCCAACCTATGGATTGAGTGGGCCATGTGTCAAGTCACCTTGTGCCATGGTTGCCTCTCCCGGGGGAGAGGTATGCTCGCCATGTCAAATGGCTTCCCCTGTTAACTGCCAGGGAAGTGCTCCCAATGCTTCACCACAACACCAACAGCTGCGTGTAAATTTAACAAGTGGAAATCATGCCATGTACCAAGGTCAGATGACATCACCAAACCATCAAGCCAATATGAATCAGTACTCGCCCAAAACTAACCCAGTCACCCCACCTGCTAGTCACAATGTGTCACCATACAGTAACTCCTCCAGATCCTCCCTACATAGTCCACAACACAAGAACTCCATGTCAGTATCCACTGTTTCTGGCCATTTCTTTAGTGACTGTGCTTCAGACATTCCAGAGACTCCTCATGAAAAATCAAACTCCAACCCCTTACAGTCTTTACAAAAATTGTGTATGCTACCTGACCATCAAGTGATTGATCCTAAAAGTGTGGTAAATGATGCTTGTCTTGAATCACCACAGTCATATGACCACCAAAAAAACTTGAATAGCGATGCCGACAACCATTTTGAGAACCAGGACCAGGTATCGGCATCGAAAACAAGAAGTCCTGCAAATTGTGATAGTGTAAGCAAACTTGGAACAGAAATGGCAAAGACTTGTGATGATATATGTAGTGTAACATTAGAGCATACAAGTGACATAtcaaagaaattcatttcaagtACTGAGAATGAAAAACGACACCATGTGATTGATGAAGAATCATGCGAAAAAAAGTTTATTTATGATAGTTTCAATTCTGTAAAAGGTGAAGCTATATCGGAAATGACACATTCAAATGAAGACAATAAACAAATGGAAATACTGAATGAGGAAAAAACGCAACAGCAAAAAGAATCGCGGCCATGTGATGACACACAACAGTATGAAGAATCGCGACAGTGTGATGAAACAGAACAGAATAAAGATTCCCAGCATTATGATGAAATGCAACAGAATAAAGAATCGCGACAGTGTGATGAAACGCAACAGAATAAAGAATCGCGACAGTGTGATGAAACGCAACAGAATAAAGATTCACAACATTGTGATGAAACGCAACAGAATAAAGATTCACAACATTGTGATGAAACGCAACAGAATAAAGATTCACAACATTGTGATGACACTCAGCAGCATGCATCACAACTGTGTGATGATGCAAAGCAACACAAAGACAAACAACAGAATGGAAAAGTACTGCAAGAGGAGGTCACAAAGGAAATAAAAGATAAAGAAAATCAACTTACAAGTGCTGCAGAGGAAGTATCTGTTAATGTGAAAGAAATATCTGAAAATGGTGTTCTGTCTTATTCTAGCTGTGGTCTTGTTCAGTGCAAAACAATCATAAGTCCAGAAACTGATGGTTGTGAGCAGGTCATCTGCAAGCCAATGGGATGTAAGGAAAATGATGATATACTCTCAGAAATTCTTGATTATGAAAATGTTGCCAAAGAAAACAATAATGAGCTAATTCCTCAGTTGAATGGTGATGAAAATTCTTGTATTCAGTATTATAGACCAaagtgtataaaaaaaattaatagcaCAAAAAAATTGCATCTTGATCCTAGCTTTAAATTGCACTCAAAGGTGCTTTCAAATCCACTATTGGTAAAAACATATTCACGAAGAGATCAGCTTGCAGCCAAGTACAGGTGGCGAAGGTCACAAATGCCAAGACCAAGGTCATTAAGGGGTGTGCCAGCAAGACTGGCAAATGCTGCTCAGTACAGTTCTGTAAATTACAGTGATTCTGACAGTGATGATGGTGGAGTATTACTAGTGCGCGAGGATATAGATTTCACTCAGGATCCGGAGTCACCTTTCCCCATGTATAGTGTTTCAGATGAAGTGTCTCAAGAGGGTGATGTCAGCTCTTCCATTGAAACGGAAAAAGATGATGTAAGTCTGGAAGGTGACCAGTCATCCCCACCATTACCTCCTTTAATAGAAGCTGAGGGACCAATTGAAACCACAGAGTCTATAGATATTGATGACTTTGCCTTAGACACAACCAAAAACTCACGAACACTAGCTGTGGAAAGTGATAAAAATCAGGCAAAAGTTCATGGTAAATCTGATCAGAGTGGGAAGAAAGTGAATAAAAGTAACTTGGATAAAAATGTAAGGAGAAACTCAGCTAGTTCTAGAATTGGGCACATTTTACCAAGGCAGTCTGCAAGGTATGGTGTTACATCTAGTACAAGCAAGTCCAGAAAAGCAAAAAGCAGATCTCCTACCAGAGATGCAAAGAAGGACTCTGATGAGGAAAAAGAGGATAAAAGCAATGAACAGAACAAGTCTTCTAGTAAAACTCCTGCCAAGAGATCTATTCGTAAAAGGAAGAGAGCTTCACCGATGAAGTATGGTGACTTGTACTACAGCGCTGACTATATTATCGATTCAGAGGAGGAAATAGAAGTGGAAAAGAAAAGTAAATTAGGACGAAAGGAAAACGGTGGAAATAAGGAGAGCATGAATAATGAGGAATCGGACgttattattttgaatgatgAAGAGGAGGAATCCATTGTCAAGAAAAATGAAAGTTTGTCGTTAGCCCATAACTCCAACAATAAGACAGGTTCTACTGTCACGACTTTACTACCCAGTGTAGAGGGCAGCAAAAGGACCAAATTAAAAGCTAACGCAAAGGTGACTCTTAATGATATGTCAGGTAATGAATTGTCTTGTATCATGAACAAGAAAACCTATTTAGAAAATGAGAAGGCAAAGAATTCCAAGGTTTCACATTCTGTGGATGATGAAGCTGATGTCAAGACTCTGATTTCTATTAGTGATGATGATGTGGAGAATGAAGTTACAGAGACACAAGAAAGTTCAGCACCGAACAATAAAAAGAAATCCAAAACTCGGAGTGTGAAGAAAAGTGGTAAAGGGAGACttaaaaaacttcaaaaatctCGTGCCAAATTTGACATGTTTGATGATGAAACAGAAGagattaatttaaaaaagactATTAGCATCATgaaaaagaaacacaaaaaaCGTGAAAAAGTTAAGGTCGATGAGAGTAAAAGTCGAGTTACAGGACCTTTTTTACATGTCAGAAACACTGAACCTTCATACTGTCGAGTGGTTAATCAGTATGAGGAAGATCCAGAGGTGTCGGAGCAAAAGTTTACGAAAAAAGTTTCTACGCCAATAACTGTGTCTACTGTTCATATGTCAAAGCTCTCAGCAGAAAAATCAGTTCATGTGCCTAGCAGCGCCTTAACAGAGGAAATAAACTGGGTGTGCCAATTGTGTCACAAACACAGCAGTTTTAAATTTTTAGGTGATTTATTTGGACCGTATTACTCAGAGGGGAATTTGCCATCATCTGGCAGGCGAGAAACTTCTCTTAACAAagattcaaatttcaaaacaattaaaCACAAAAATGTTACTGATTTGAATATAAGTGACTCGGTGCAGAAAACAAAGAAACGTGTGAAATCAACTAGTGTGTCCCGACCTTTGGAAGAAGTATGGGTTCATGAAGACTGTATTGCTTGGGCTGATGGGGTGCTACTCATAGGGCAGAAAATCTATGGTCTTGAAGAGGCTACATCTGTTGCATCAGCCACT ATGTGTTCATCTTGCAAAGAACATGGTGCTATGGTTGGATGTCTGCACAAAGGATGTTCCCAAAAGTTTCATTACATTTGTGCTGTAGAATCAG GGTGCTTTATGGATGAAGAAAACTTTTCTTTGTTGTGTGTGAAACATAAG gACAAGAAAATGAAGCAGTTAGAGACGACATCTTCAAAAACATGA